From the Mycobacteriales bacterium genome, one window contains:
- a CDS encoding DUF4012 domain-containing protein: MSHGPGAASRAPRRRLAFGLGALVVILAGIGWLAVRGLAAEHRLTVAKAAILALRADLLAGRSAAVHTDLVAAQSAAAAADADTHDPVWFAVSFLPPVQTVRGLTEVTDTLARRVLPELAEVGPTVTPARLRVGPHTIALAPLEAAAAPLAAADAAVAVADARAHRLPGGWVGPIGAARASFLRQLDGLAGSLDTAARFARIGPAMLGADGPRTYFVGVQNNAESRGTGGIVGAFAVLSADHGTLRITARGTDHDLRSPPAPVADLGPDFAAAYGQNDATDFWLSTNLSMNFPYAGQLWTSMYEAQSGQRIDGAIGLDPVALADLLAATGPVRVPSTGDLLTPANVVALTEQEAYVRYASFSDQSARKAFLNAVAAAVTSRLLSGSGSARALASALGHAAGTGHLELYSAHPDEQAVIAGTPLGGQIPDDHRPFAAFAVDNAYGDKLDYYLERSLSYTAGGCAGPTRTSTITIRLTNTAPLGGLPPYVRIRSDLHPVRADASPVDGLLMFVYASSGAGFLRATLDGTPIDLMPLAERGHPMFETQLAVEPGRTATLTITVREPTWPGAPETFVQPLVNPEAVTFAVPRCP; encoded by the coding sequence GTGTCCCACGGGCCGGGCGCTGCCAGCCGCGCGCCGCGCCGGCGACTCGCGTTCGGGCTGGGCGCGCTCGTCGTCATCCTCGCCGGCATCGGCTGGCTGGCCGTGCGCGGACTCGCCGCCGAACACCGGCTCACCGTCGCGAAGGCCGCGATCCTCGCGCTACGCGCCGACCTGCTCGCCGGCCGGTCCGCCGCGGTGCACACCGACCTGGTCGCCGCCCAGTCCGCCGCCGCGGCGGCCGATGCGGACACCCACGATCCGGTGTGGTTCGCGGTGAGCTTCCTGCCCCCGGTGCAGACGGTGCGCGGCCTCACCGAGGTGACCGACACGTTGGCCCGGCGGGTGCTGCCGGAGCTGGCCGAGGTGGGTCCGACGGTCACCCCGGCCCGGCTGCGGGTCGGCCCGCACACGATCGCGCTCGCGCCGCTGGAGGCGGCCGCCGCACCGCTGGCCGCCGCCGACGCCGCGGTCGCCGTCGCGGACGCCCGGGCGCACCGGCTGCCCGGCGGCTGGGTCGGCCCGATCGGCGCGGCCCGGGCCAGCTTCCTGCGCCAGCTCGACGGTCTGGCCGGCTCGCTCGACACGGCCGCCCGGTTCGCCCGGATCGGCCCGGCGATGCTCGGCGCGGACGGGCCCCGGACCTATTTCGTCGGGGTGCAGAACAACGCCGAGTCCCGTGGCACCGGCGGCATCGTCGGCGCTTTCGCGGTTCTCTCCGCCGACCATGGGACGCTGCGGATCACCGCCCGCGGCACCGACCACGACCTGCGCAGCCCGCCCGCCCCGGTCGCGGACCTGGGTCCGGACTTCGCCGCCGCCTACGGGCAGAACGACGCCACCGACTTCTGGCTGTCGACGAACCTGTCGATGAACTTCCCCTACGCCGGTCAGCTGTGGACCTCCATGTACGAGGCCCAGTCCGGACAGCGCATCGACGGGGCGATCGGCCTCGACCCGGTCGCGCTCGCCGACCTGCTGGCGGCCACCGGGCCGGTCCGGGTGCCCTCCACCGGGGACCTGCTCACTCCGGCCAACGTGGTCGCGCTCACTGAGCAGGAGGCGTACGTGCGGTATGCCTCGTTTAGCGATCAAAGCGCTCGTAAGGCATTCCTCAACGCGGTCGCCGCCGCGGTCACCAGCCGCCTGCTGTCCGGCTCCGGCAGCGCCCGCGCGCTCGCGAGCGCACTCGGCCACGCCGCCGGCACCGGGCATCTCGAGCTGTACTCGGCGCACCCGGACGAGCAGGCGGTGATCGCCGGTACCCCGCTCGGCGGCCAGATCCCCGACGACCACCGCCCGTTCGCCGCGTTCGCGGTGGACAACGCCTACGGCGACAAGCTCGACTACTACCTCGAGCGCTCCCTCAGCTACACCGCGGGCGGCTGCGCCGGACCGACCCGGACCTCGACGATCACCATCCGGCTGACCAACACCGCCCCGCTCGGCGGGCTGCCGCCCTACGTCCGGATCCGATCCGACCTGCACCCGGTCCGGGCGGATGCCAGCCCCGTCGACGGCCTGCTGATGTTCGTCTACGCGAGCAGCGGCGCGGGCTTCCTGCGGGCCACCCTCGACGGCACCCCGATCGACCTGATGCCGCTGGCCGAGCGGGGCCACCCGATGTTCGAGACGCAGCTGGCCGTCGAACCGGGCCGCACGGCCACCCTCACGATCACCGTCCGCGAACCGACCTGGCCCGGGGCGCCCGAAACGTTCGTGCAGCCGCTGGTCAACCCGGAGGCCGTGACCTTCGCGGTGCCGCGCTGCCCCTGA
- a CDS encoding acyl-CoA dehydrogenase family protein yields MDFSITEDQQAFRDSVRKLAADVVAPGAADRDREGRFDPAVWKALAGAGLIGLPIPVEHGGSGASIIDCCLANEALAEGGHDAGLNLSLGAHWVIGAVPIWLHGSPAQQQRWLPGLCDGSIVGAWASTEPEAGSDSAALRTTAVRDGDGWILNGNKIFITNGPIAGVCNVLARTGDGAVTAFVVDTATPGFVVGRELDKLGCRSSPTSEIALVDCRVPADAVLGVEGEALWRVAFECFDWERTVMMAASIGGMQAGLNGAIRYAKERHQFGRPIAHFQVIAHKLADMKINLEVCRTAVYRAAYLKQIGAPHMVEASIAKALVGKLSVENALEGIQIHGGYGYLRDFPAERALRDAKLTSIGGGTTEIQKLIISRSLLGE; encoded by the coding sequence ATGGACTTCTCGATCACCGAGGACCAGCAGGCGTTCCGGGACAGTGTCCGCAAGCTCGCCGCGGACGTCGTCGCGCCGGGGGCGGCCGACCGTGACCGGGAGGGCCGCTTCGACCCGGCGGTGTGGAAGGCGCTGGCCGGGGCCGGCCTGATCGGGCTGCCGATCCCGGTCGAGCACGGCGGGTCCGGCGCCTCGATCATCGACTGCTGCCTGGCGAACGAGGCCCTGGCCGAGGGCGGGCACGACGCCGGGCTGAACCTGTCCCTCGGCGCGCACTGGGTGATCGGCGCGGTGCCGATCTGGCTGCACGGCAGCCCGGCGCAGCAGCAGCGCTGGCTGCCGGGCCTGTGCGACGGCAGCATCGTCGGTGCCTGGGCCTCCACCGAGCCGGAGGCCGGCAGCGACTCGGCGGCGCTGCGCACCACCGCGGTCCGCGACGGGGACGGCTGGATCCTCAACGGCAACAAGATCTTCATCACGAACGGGCCGATCGCCGGGGTGTGCAACGTGCTGGCCCGGACCGGCGACGGCGCGGTCACCGCGTTCGTCGTCGACACCGCCACCCCCGGGTTCGTGGTAGGCCGCGAGCTGGACAAGCTCGGCTGCCGCTCCTCCCCGACCTCGGAGATCGCCCTCGTCGACTGCCGGGTGCCGGCCGACGCGGTGCTCGGCGTCGAGGGCGAGGCGCTGTGGCGGGTCGCGTTCGAGTGCTTCGACTGGGAGCGCACGGTCATGATGGCCGCCTCGATCGGCGGGATGCAGGCCGGCTTGAACGGGGCGATCCGCTACGCGAAGGAGCGCCACCAGTTCGGCCGGCCGATCGCGCACTTCCAGGTGATCGCGCACAAGCTCGCCGACATGAAGATCAACCTGGAGGTGTGCCGGACCGCGGTGTACCGGGCGGCCTACCTCAAGCAGATCGGCGCCCCGCACATGGTTGAGGCCTCGATCGCGAAGGCGCTGGTCGGCAAGCTGTCGGTCGAAAACGCGCTGGAGGGGATCCAGATCCACGGCGGCTACGGCTACCTCCGCGACTTCCCGGCCGAACGGGCGCTGCGCGACGCGAAGCTGACCTCGATCGGCGGGGGAACCACCGAGATCCAGAAGCTGATCATCAGCCGGTCCCTGCTCGGCGAGTAG
- a CDS encoding ADP-ribosylglycohydrolase family protein has product MDRLTAYGLGMLIEAGPIPAVGGLAIPGRRRADRDQRVIRALVGSAVGDALGAPFEFGPAAAFSSRFPTSARGTRTEMCGGGLWEPAE; this is encoded by the coding sequence ATGGACCGACTGACGGCCTACGGCCTTGGCATGTTGATCGAAGCAGGGCCGATCCCGGCAGTCGGCGGACTGGCCATCCCGGGGCGCCGACGCGCGGACCGCGATCAGCGGGTCATCAGGGCGCTGGTCGGCTCCGCGGTCGGTGACGCGCTCGGCGCGCCGTTCGAGTTCGGGCCGGCCGCAGCGTTCAGTTCGAGGTTCCCGACATCCGCCCGGGGAACGCGGACCGAGATGTGCGGCGGCGGGTTGTGGGAACCCGCCGAGTAA
- a CDS encoding polysaccharide biosynthesis tyrosine autokinase, with protein sequence MDLQDYLRVLRKRWQLITACAALALAAAAAVILSTTPTYTATAQLFVSTQNADLNQAVAGGQFAQAQVTSYADIVTSPQVTRPVIAALGLPYTPTQLGGEISASVPLNTVLIDLSVTDASPTRAAAIANAVSQQVIGLVSQIERPAGGGSPLVKVSVVKSADVPTAPTSPKKKLDLALGLLVGLAVGVGAAVLRETLDTTVKLPADIEELTGLPMLGVIGFDPAAAKQPLVVQGEEHSARAEAFRQLRTNLQFVNVDAAPRSIVVTSAIPEEGKTTTACNLATTLAEAGVRVLLVEADLRRPRIGQYLGLDSTVGVTDVLIGRVAVDDAIQSWADGLLDVLPGGRRPPNPSEVLASQGMRDLVVDLAGRYDVVLLDAPPLLPVTDAAVMAAISDGTILVARHGHVRREQLHRAIASLAAVDASALGIVLNMMPTKGPDAYAYTYAYRYSPPGERGRRTASPSDGAQRRRNSLQASHVTPIGPSPNGAHEAAAWPAEPAQGPAEAWPAEPAQGPAEAWPAEPAQGPAEPVESPQAVDPWP encoded by the coding sequence GTGGACCTGCAGGATTACCTCCGCGTGCTGCGCAAGCGGTGGCAGCTCATCACCGCGTGCGCTGCCCTCGCGCTCGCGGCCGCCGCGGCGGTGATCTTGAGCACGACGCCCACCTACACCGCGACCGCGCAGCTGTTCGTCTCCACCCAGAACGCCGACCTGAACCAGGCCGTGGCCGGCGGCCAGTTCGCCCAGGCCCAGGTCACCAGCTACGCCGACATCGTGACCAGCCCCCAGGTGACCCGGCCGGTCATCGCCGCGCTCGGCCTCCCCTACACCCCGACCCAGCTCGGCGGGGAGATCAGCGCCAGCGTCCCGCTGAACACCGTTCTGATCGACCTGTCGGTGACCGATGCCTCCCCCACCCGGGCGGCGGCGATCGCGAACGCGGTCAGCCAACAGGTCATCGGCCTGGTCAGCCAGATCGAACGGCCCGCCGGCGGCGGGAGCCCGCTGGTCAAGGTGAGCGTGGTGAAGTCCGCCGACGTGCCGACCGCCCCGACCTCGCCGAAGAAGAAACTGGACCTGGCGCTGGGCCTGCTCGTCGGGCTGGCCGTCGGGGTCGGCGCGGCCGTGCTCCGCGAGACCCTCGACACGACCGTGAAGCTGCCCGCCGACATCGAGGAGCTGACCGGCCTGCCGATGCTCGGGGTGATCGGCTTCGACCCGGCCGCGGCGAAACAGCCCCTGGTGGTGCAGGGGGAGGAGCATTCGGCCCGCGCCGAGGCGTTCCGGCAGTTGCGGACCAACCTCCAGTTCGTCAACGTCGACGCCGCACCCCGGTCCATCGTGGTGACCAGCGCGATCCCGGAGGAAGGGAAGACCACCACCGCCTGCAACCTGGCGACCACCCTCGCCGAGGCCGGGGTCCGGGTCCTGCTCGTCGAGGCGGACCTCCGCCGCCCGCGGATCGGCCAGTACCTGGGGCTGGACAGCACGGTCGGGGTCACCGACGTCCTGATCGGCCGGGTGGCGGTGGACGACGCGATCCAGAGCTGGGCGGACGGGCTGCTCGACGTGCTGCCCGGCGGCCGCCGCCCGCCGAACCCGAGTGAGGTGCTCGCCTCGCAGGGGATGCGGGACCTGGTCGTCGATCTGGCCGGCCGCTACGACGTGGTGCTCCTCGACGCGCCGCCGCTGCTGCCGGTCACCGACGCGGCGGTGATGGCGGCGATCAGCGACGGGACGATCCTCGTCGCCCGGCACGGCCACGTGAGGCGCGAGCAGCTGCATCGCGCCATCGCCAGCCTGGCCGCGGTCGACGCCAGCGCGCTCGGGATCGTGCTCAACATGATGCCGACGAAGGGGCCGGACGCCTACGCCTACACCTACGCCTACCGGTACTCCCCGCCCGGCGAGCGGGGCCGGCGAACGGCCAGCCCGAGCGACGGGGCGCAGCGTCGGCGCAACTCCCTCCAGGCCTCGCACGTCACCCCGATCGGACCGAGCCCGAATGGCGCCCATGAGGCGGCGGCCTGGCCGGCGGAGCCGGCCCAGGGTCCGGCGGAGGCCTGGCCGGCGGAGCCGGCCCAGGGTCCAGCGGAGGCCTGGCCGGCGGAGCCGGCCCAGGGTCCGGCGGAACCGGTCGAGAGCCCGCAGGCCGTCGATCCCTGGCCGTAG